Proteins found in one Candidatus Nitrosocosmicus arcticus genomic segment:
- the ahcY gene encoding adenosylhomocysteinase yields MEYRIKDISLADKGKKKIEWAEANMPVLLSLKNKYEETKPLKDLVVGGCLHVTKETAVLTKTLAAAGAKIAWSGCNPLSTNDDIAASLVNDEELSIFASRGVSTSEYYEDIYSVLKFNPDITIDDGADLTIEFHKAFKEYGKNIIGGTEETTTGVLRLKALEKTSKLSYPIVAVNDAETKHDFDNVYGTGQSALDGIIRATNVLIAGKSVVVAGYGHVGKGIASRARGFGASVIVTEIDPINALKAKMDGFIVAPMDEASSLGDLFITSTGCKDVIVGSHIEKMKNGVILANAGHFNVEISIEEIKGLAKSSKHVNENVEQFVLINDTKINVIGEGRLVNLVAAEGHPSEVMDMSFANQFLSVLNLVNNKGKLENKIYDIDRAQDLLIAGLKLEAMGINIDKLSEVQNKYLSEYGEGT; encoded by the coding sequence ATGGAATATAGAATTAAGGATATTTCCTTGGCAGATAAAGGAAAGAAAAAAATTGAATGGGCTGAAGCGAATATGCCTGTATTACTATCTTTAAAGAATAAATATGAAGAAACAAAACCGTTGAAGGATCTTGTGGTTGGTGGCTGTTTACACGTAACTAAAGAAACAGCCGTTTTAACTAAAACACTAGCAGCAGCTGGGGCCAAAATAGCATGGTCAGGATGTAATCCATTAAGCACTAATGACGATATTGCTGCCTCACTTGTAAATGACGAAGAGTTGTCAATTTTCGCAAGCAGGGGAGTTTCTACTAGCGAATATTATGAAGATATATACTCAGTCCTAAAGTTCAATCCGGATATTACAATTGATGATGGGGCTGACCTGACAATTGAATTTCATAAAGCATTCAAAGAATACGGAAAGAATATCATTGGGGGGACAGAGGAAACTACAACAGGAGTTTTAAGATTGAAAGCTCTTGAAAAAACATCAAAACTTAGTTATCCTATAGTAGCTGTTAATGATGCTGAAACCAAACATGACTTTGATAACGTTTATGGTACAGGCCAATCTGCTTTAGACGGTATAATTCGGGCAACTAATGTTTTAATTGCTGGTAAATCAGTTGTCGTTGCTGGATACGGTCATGTTGGAAAGGGAATCGCAAGCAGGGCTAGAGGATTCGGCGCATCGGTAATTGTTACTGAAATCGATCCTATAAATGCCCTAAAAGCAAAGATGGATGGATTCATAGTTGCTCCAATGGATGAAGCATCGTCACTTGGCGATTTATTTATTACATCGACAGGTTGCAAGGATGTTATAGTTGGTTCCCATATCGAAAAAATGAAGAATGGTGTGATCCTTGCTAACGCAGGCCATTTTAATGTAGAAATTTCCATTGAAGAGATCAAAGGGTTGGCAAAGAGTTCAAAACATGTAAATGAAAATGTGGAACAATTTGTTTTGATAAATGATACAAAGATCAATGTAATTGGAGAGGGAAGATTGGTAAACCTAGTAGCTGCAGAAGGTCATCCATCCGAAGTTATGGATATGAGTTTTGCCAACCAGTTCTTATCAGTGCTTAACCTTGTTAATAACAAGGGTAAATTGGAAAATAAAATTTACGATATTGATAGGGCCCAAGATCTGCTAATTGCTGGCCTAAAGTTAGAGGCAATGGGAATTAACATTGATAAATTGTCTGAGGTCCAAAATAAATATCTCAGTGAATATGGTGAGGGGACCTAA
- a CDS encoding DNA-3-methyladenine glycosylase — protein sequence MRLKKSFFDNETLRVASSLIGKVLVKYTNYMGNFFKTSGIITETEAYGYTDDPASHAFKRLTLRNASMFGEVGRLYIYFIYGNHHCLNIVARNHEQLAGAVLIRSIEPIEGISLMKLFRKTENIYNLTTGPGKLTQAFKITIKHNNLDVTDQLINNHFYVEENVSISQIHQFKVAQTIRIGISTGIEKKWRFIMLRQDGNSLQYQPSKFLSRRS from the coding sequence TTGAGGCTCAAAAAATCATTTTTTGATAATGAAACGCTCAGGGTAGCTAGTTCCTTGATTGGAAAGGTTCTAGTCAAGTACACAAATTATATGGGTAACTTTTTCAAAACCAGTGGAATAATTACAGAAACGGAGGCATATGGGTACACTGATGACCCTGCAAGCCATGCTTTTAAAAGACTGACTCTTAGAAATGCCTCAATGTTTGGAGAAGTAGGCCGACTTTATATTTACTTCATTTATGGGAATCATCATTGTCTCAACATCGTCGCAAGGAATCACGAGCAATTGGCAGGAGCGGTCCTGATTCGGTCCATAGAGCCTATAGAAGGAATTAGTTTAATGAAGTTGTTTCGGAAGACAGAAAATATATATAATTTGACTACGGGACCAGGAAAATTGACTCAGGCATTTAAGATCACCATCAAACACAACAATCTAGATGTAACCGATCAGTTGATAAATAATCATTTTTATGTCGAGGAAAATGTGAGTATTTCTCAAATTCACCAATTCAAAGTCGCTCAAACTATTCGGATTGGCATTTCAACGGGTATTGAAAAAAAATGGAGATTCATTATGTTAAGGCAAGATGGAAATAGTTTACAATATCAACCAAGCAAGTTTCTGTCCAGAAGAAGCTAA
- a CDS encoding PH domain-containing protein: MPLKDFLVPEEQVKFICRRDIEYANKKYDLFITNKRILLYRESGFINKSEDVICEKIERLQGLEYKEKGGLLNLAKISINGGIKIDIKGPSKEVRNMFKILECLINSK; the protein is encoded by the coding sequence ATGCCTCTTAAAGATTTCTTAGTACCTGAAGAACAAGTGAAATTTATTTGTCGAAGGGACATTGAATACGCCAACAAAAAGTATGACTTGTTCATCACAAACAAGAGGATTCTACTATACAGGGAAAGTGGATTCATCAATAAATCAGAGGATGTTATTTGCGAAAAAATTGAGAGATTGCAAGGATTAGAATACAAAGAAAAAGGAGGGTTATTAAATCTAGCAAAAATATCGATTAATGGGGGAATTAAGATAGACATCAAGGGCCCTTCAAAAGAAGTAAGAAACATGTTCAAGATTCTTGAATGTCTAATTAATTCAAAATAA